The following proteins are encoded in a genomic region of Streptomyces sp. NBC_01723:
- a CDS encoding transposase, with translation MVGVITASEPSWIRPFTGLSPHSFGKLVTAVQRESSAEPRTGRPWGLSLEDRILLVAAYWRTTLTMRQLALLFGVSKSATDRIIDHIGPLLALPPRRRFARGTVLIVDGTLVPTRDHAVAEQSKNYRYSTNHQVVIDADTRLVVVVGRPLPGNRNDCKAWEESGAKAAVGRTTVIADGGYPGTGLIMPHRRTQGEELPGWKREHNRSHKQVRARVEHVFARMKTWKILRDCRLKGDGVHHAVRGIARLHNLNLAE, from the coding sequence GTGGTTGGTGTGATCACGGCGTCAGAGCCGTCTTGGATACGTCCGTTCACCGGGCTGAGCCCGCACTCCTTCGGCAAGTTGGTGACCGCGGTGCAGCGCGAGAGCTCAGCCGAACCACGGACGGGTCGTCCGTGGGGCCTGTCGCTTGAAGACCGTATTCTCCTGGTCGCGGCCTACTGGCGAACCACCTTGACCATGCGCCAACTGGCCCTGCTGTTCGGGGTTTCGAAGTCGGCGACCGACCGGATCATCGACCACATCGGCCCTCTGCTGGCCTTGCCGCCCCGACGCCGGTTCGCGAGGGGCACGGTGCTGATCGTGGACGGGACGTTGGTGCCCACCCGAGACCATGCGGTGGCCGAGCAGTCGAAGAACTATCGGTACTCCACCAATCACCAAGTGGTAATCGATGCCGACACCCGCCTGGTCGTTGTGGTCGGTCGGCCGCTGCCGGGCAACCGGAACGACTGCAAGGCGTGGGAGGAATCGGGGGCCAAGGCAGCGGTCGGCCGGACGACCGTGATAGCTGATGGCGGCTATCCAGGGACCGGATTGATCATGCCTCACCGCCGCACCCAGGGCGAGGAACTACCCGGCTGGAAGCGGGAGCACAACCGCTCACACAAGCAGGTCCGTGCGCGAGTGGAGCACGTCTTTGCCCGGATGAAGACCTGGAAAATCCTCCGCGACTGCAGGCTCAAGGGCGACGGTGTCCACCACGCCGTGCGCGGCATCGCCCGGCTGCACAATCTCAACCTTGCTGAATAG
- a CDS encoding IS630 family transposase (programmed frameshift) — MRYPEGGGLTAERRAFREGIRLQAGERFAAGEKTAAIAKDLRVSVRSVERWRRAWREGGMEALRSAGPANSPTVTDAQFAVLEEELGKGPAVHGFEDERWTLTRVQTVIRRRLRVSLSVATVWRLLKRHGWSWQAPARRALERDEHAVELWKREVWPQVKDSRRRPVPGSFFEDEAGFSMTPPRAHTWGRRGHTPVIRVRGRSRRRTSIAALCCYKPGEKSRLIHRPRAHLRLKGARKSLSWQDYRDLLVRAHLQLDGPIVVVWDNLNTHLATGLKQYEADHDWLTTVRLPPYAPDLNPVEAVWSLVRRAMANTAFDTSADLDRTLRRELRRIQLRPHLVDGCLTATGLAITPPTPP, encoded by the exons GTGAGGTATCCGGAGGGTGGGGGCTTGACCGCTGAGCGGCGGGCCTTTCGTGAGGGGATCCGGCTTCAGGCCGGCGAGAGGTTCGCGGCGGGCGAGAAGACGGCGGCGATCGCGAAGGATCTGCGGGTGAGTGTGCGGTCGGTGGAGCGCTGGCGTCGTGCCTGGCGCGAGGGCGGCATGGAGGCCCTGCGCTCGGCGGGTCCGGCGAACTCCCCGACCGTCACAGACGCCCAGTTCGCCGTGCTCGAGGAAGAACTCGGCAAGGGGCCGGCCGTACACGGCTTCGAAGACGAACGCTGGACCCTGACACGGGTGCAGACGGTGATCCGCCGGCGTCTGCGGGTGAGCCTGTCGGTGGCGACGGTGTGGCGGCTGCTGAAACGGCACGGTTGGTCCTGGCAGGCACCCGCCCGCAGAGCACTCGAGCGCGACGAGCATGCGGTGGAGCTGTGGAAGAGGGAGGTGTGGCCGCAGGTAAAAGACTCGCGGCGGCGTCCGGTGCCTGGATCGT TCTTCGAGGACGAGGCCGGCTTCTCGATGACCCCGCCCCGTGCCCACACCTGGGGCCGACGCGGACACACCCCCGTCATCCGCGTCCGCGGCAGGTCCCGCCGCCGGACTTCCATCGCCGCACTGTGCTGCTACAAACCCGGCGAGAAGAGCCGCCTCATCCACCGGCCCCGCGCTCACCTCCGCCTCAAGGGCGCACGCAAAAGCCTCTCCTGGCAGGACTACCGCGACCTCCTGGTCCGCGCACACCTCCAGCTCGACGGCCCGATCGTGGTGGTCTGGGACAACCTCAACACCCACCTGGCCACCGGGCTGAAGCAGTACGAGGCCGACCACGACTGGCTCACCACCGTCCGCCTCCCGCCCTACGCACCCGACCTCAATCCCGTCGAGGCCGTCTGGTCGCTGGTACGCAGGGCGATGGCCAACACCGCCTTCGACACATCCGCCGACCTCGACCGCACCCTTCGCCGCGAGTTACGCAGGATCCAGCTCCGACCCCACCTGGTCGACGGCTGCCTGACCGCCACAGGTCTGGCCATCACCCCACCGACCCCGCCCTGA
- a CDS encoding transposase family protein yields the protein MGAGAKHRLVFVDRLLATLVHLRHGVTHDVLACWFGVDRSTITRAVGEVRPLLAERGCTVSPGVRLRTLAEVIAHLGASGKTGIIDGTEIRVRRPAAGRKDRDRFISGKNKQNAVKSMVVTDGDGRVLFCSPNRPGSCADITHARQLGLVKLLADGPAVEILADAGYQGLGAQTGGRVITPPHRKFKKNAPDWYEEMYQRQRKAHSSRRIRVEHGIAHLKNWRALARHLGRREHMSDTVQAIASLLSHQQTANLMSARQK from the coding sequence GTGGGCGCAGGCGCGAAGCACCGGCTGGTCTTCGTCGACCGGCTCCTGGCCACGCTCGTCCATCTTCGGCATGGGGTCACTCACGACGTGCTGGCCTGCTGGTTCGGGGTGGACCGCTCCACCATCACCCGCGCCGTCGGTGAGGTGCGGCCCCTGTTGGCCGAGCGCGGCTGCACCGTGAGTCCCGGAGTGCGGTTGCGGACCTTGGCAGAGGTCATCGCCCATCTCGGCGCAAGCGGGAAGACCGGGATCATCGACGGCACCGAGATCCGGGTCCGCCGGCCGGCCGCGGGGCGCAAGGACCGGGACAGGTTCATCTCCGGCAAGAACAAGCAGAACGCGGTCAAGAGCATGGTCGTCACGGACGGGGACGGCCGCGTGCTCTTCTGCAGCCCGAACAGGCCCGGCAGCTGCGCGGACATCACCCACGCCCGCCAGCTTGGGCTGGTCAAGCTCCTGGCCGACGGGCCCGCGGTGGAAATCCTCGCCGACGCCGGCTACCAGGGCCTGGGCGCTCAGACCGGCGGCCGGGTGATCACCCCGCCGCACCGCAAGTTCAAGAAGAACGCCCCGGACTGGTACGAGGAGATGTACCAGCGCCAGCGCAAGGCGCACTCATCGAGGCGGATCCGGGTCGAGCACGGCATCGCCCACCTCAAGAACTGGCGGGCCCTGGCCCGACACCTCGGCCGCCGCGAACACATGAGCGACACCGTCCAGGCCATCGCCAGCCTGCTCTCACACCAGCAAACCGCGAACCTGATGTCGGCACGGCAGAAGTGA
- a CDS encoding IS5 family transposase (programmed frameshift), with protein sequence MGRGTWSWIVPDGLWEIARPLIPEVRVRPQGGGKQNTPDETLFAAIIYVLVSGCAWRALPPCFGISKSTAHRRFMIWSRAGVWGRLHEAVVHRLDDAGLVDVSRVVLDSAHVRAKKGGEHTGPSPVDRGKPGSKMHTLSDANGLPLVVGVSAANVHDSQSLKPMVAGHQTKHDPYRGRHFKPQRLHADKAYDIPELRKWLRGKRIGVRIARKGIESSERLGRRRWVIERTISWLSGYRRLSPRYERKPRNYLAFLGLAAALCCYKRLLKLTM encoded by the exons ATGGGGCGGGGTACGTGGAGTTGGATTGTTCCGGACGGCTTGTGGGAGATCGCCAGGCCGTTGATCCCGGAGGTCCGGGTTCGGCCGCAGGGCGGCGGGAAGCAGAACACGCCTGATGAGACGCTGTTCGCAGCGATCATCTATGTGCTGGTCAGTGGATGTGCCTGGCGGGCTCTGCCGCCGTGTTTCGGGATATCGAAGTCGACCGCACACCGCAGGTTCATGATCTGGTCGAGGGCCGGCGTGTGGGGGCGCTTGCATGAAGCCGTCGTTCACCGGCTCGATGACGCGGGCCTTGTCGATGTCTCCCGTGTGGTCCTCGACTCGGCTCATGTGCGCGCTAAAAAAG GGGGCGAACACACAGGTCCGAGCCCCGTGGACCGAGGCAAGCCGGGTTCCAAGATGCACACCCTGTCGGACGCGAACGGACTGCCCCTGGTCGTCGGCGTCTCGGCCGCCAACGTCCACGACAGCCAAAGCCTGAAGCCCATGGTGGCGGGTCACCAAACGAAACACGACCCCTATCGCGGCCGCCACTTCAAACCCCAACGCCTCCATGCCGACAAGGCCTACGACATCCCTGAACTGCGAAAATGGCTCCGCGGCAAGCGGATCGGAGTGCGTATCGCCCGCAAGGGCATCGAGTCCAGCGAACGATTGGGTCGGCGCCGATGGGTGATCGAACGGACCATCTCCTGGCTGTCCGGCTACCGCAGACTCAGCCCTCGCTACGAACGGAAACCCCGCAACTACCTGGCCTTTCTCGGCCTCGCCGCAGCACTGTGCTGCTACAAACGACTCCTCAAACTGACCATGTAG
- a CDS encoding IS5 family transposase, translated as MSDAEWAVVRDLLPVPGWLSGCGGRPEGYCHRQMIDAVRYLVDNGIKWRAMPADFPPWPRVYAFFARWRDTGLVTELHHRLREAVRAGEGRSADPSAGVVDSQSVKADATVTFGSRGFDAGKKINGRKRHLLTDTLGLLLAVLVTPASVTDRDGARSLLPAAAGRFRRLARVWADGGYTGHLTDWTSQHLGLVLDIVRRSEDVRGFQALPRRWVVERSFAWFLRSRRLVRDYERRPDTSEAVIRWSMIALMSRRLAARSRRPAVLTAG; from the coding sequence ATGAGCGATGCCGAGTGGGCCGTGGTGAGGGATCTGCTGCCGGTTCCGGGCTGGCTTTCGGGCTGTGGCGGGCGTCCGGAGGGCTACTGCCACCGGCAGATGATCGACGCAGTGCGCTACCTCGTCGACAACGGCATCAAGTGGAGGGCGATGCCCGCGGACTTCCCGCCCTGGCCGCGCGTCTACGCCTTCTTCGCCCGCTGGCGGGACACGGGACTGGTCACCGAGCTGCACCACCGGCTGCGGGAAGCCGTCCGCGCCGGTGAAGGCCGCAGCGCCGACCCGAGCGCGGGGGTCGTGGACTCGCAGTCGGTGAAGGCAGACGCCACTGTCACCTTCGGCTCACGGGGCTTCGACGCGGGCAAGAAGATCAATGGTCGCAAGCGGCACCTGCTCACCGACACGCTCGGACTTCTCCTAGCCGTCCTGGTCACACCGGCCTCCGTGACCGACCGGGACGGCGCCCGGTCCCTTCTGCCAGCGGCGGCCGGCCGTTTCCGGCGGCTGGCCCGGGTCTGGGCCGATGGCGGCTACACCGGCCACCTCACCGACTGGACCAGCCAGCACCTCGGGCTCGTCCTCGACATCGTCCGCCGCAGTGAGGACGTCCGGGGCTTCCAGGCCCTTCCCCGCCGCTGGGTCGTCGAACGGTCCTTTGCGTGGTTTCTGCGCAGCCGCCGCCTGGTCAGGGACTACGAACGCCGCCCCGACACGAGCGAAGCCGTCATCCGCTGGTCGATGATCGCCCTGATGAGCCGCCGCCTGGCCGCACGATCTCGTCGGCCTGCAGTCCTGACGGCAGGGTGA
- a CDS encoding IS5-like element IS1373 family transposase → MGGVISADDPKWIEPFAGLTEVQFARLVALVRRRGGDVQRGRPWRLSLEDRVLLVATYWRTNLTLRQVAPLFGVSKSAADRILDHLAPLLAISPARRPRKDTVYIVDGTLVPTRDRSVAASSKNYRYSTNLQVVIDANSRLVVAIGLPLPGSRNDCRAFTESGIDRACRGAPTLADGGYQGTGLLIPHRKRRGQSHLSPSQEAENAVHRRARARVEHALSRLKNWKILRDCRLKGDGVHQAMLGIARLHNLALTG, encoded by the coding sequence ATGGGTGGGGTGATCTCAGCAGATGATCCGAAGTGGATCGAGCCGTTTGCGGGTCTGACCGAGGTGCAGTTTGCGAGGCTGGTGGCACTGGTACGGCGCCGAGGTGGCGACGTTCAGCGTGGCCGGCCATGGCGGCTGTCGCTCGAAGACCGGGTGTTGCTGGTGGCGACGTACTGGCGCACGAACCTCACGTTGCGGCAGGTGGCGCCGTTGTTCGGAGTCTCGAAGTCCGCTGCCGACCGCATCTTGGACCATCTCGCACCGCTGCTGGCCATCTCGCCCGCGCGGCGGCCGCGCAAGGACACCGTCTACATCGTCGACGGCACTCTGGTGCCCACCCGCGACCGCAGTGTCGCCGCGTCCAGCAAGAACTACCGGTACTCGACCAATCTGCAGGTCGTCATCGACGCCAACAGCCGCCTGGTCGTGGCCATCGGTCTCCCGCTGCCCGGCAGCCGCAACGACTGCCGGGCCTTCACCGAGTCCGGCATCGATCGGGCCTGCCGCGGCGCCCCGACCCTTGCCGACGGCGGCTACCAAGGCACCGGCCTCCTGATCCCGCACCGCAAACGACGAGGCCAGAGCCACCTCAGCCCCTCGCAGGAGGCAGAGAACGCCGTCCATCGCCGGGCACGAGCGCGCGTGGAACACGCCCTGTCGCGGTTGAAGAACTGGAAGATCCTGCGGGACTGCCGACTCAAGGGCGACGGAGTTCACCAGGCCATGCTCGGCATCGCCCGACTGCACAACCTGGCCCTCACTGGATAA
- a CDS encoding DUF418 domain-containing protein, producing the protein MRSPRRTQTSFDTAETVPKHERVREIDVLRGFALLGILLVNVTAMAGPRMGSGGELGVSRVDEMADWLLTTLVSAKFFPLFSFLFGYSFTLQKASADRTGTPFVPRYLRRLTGLFLLGLAHGVLLFPGDVLMVYAVLGLVLFAVRDIEPRTAVRAAACLVTGVALCLLVWGMATVAYTEPVNPQDRAAAIQETAAAYRGGFGSVVQANLGWLHYSLGWNVLYGADMLAALLAGLAAGRRGLLVETHRYRAWMVRIAVCALPVGLAGSTFMAVCRNGPLDARWYDVGSAVGVLTAPALTASYVCGLLLLLRTRPGGRIAGALAGAGRLALTHYLTQSLVMAFVFTGYGLAWYGRHGTAVLLAGCFALYAAQLAVGGWLLRRARYGPAEWLLRAATLGRRP; encoded by the coding sequence TTGCGCTCCCCGCGCCGCACACAGACATCCTTCGACACCGCCGAGACGGTACCGAAGCACGAGCGGGTGCGGGAGATCGACGTACTGCGCGGCTTCGCCCTGCTGGGCATTCTTCTTGTCAACGTCACGGCCATGGCCGGGCCTCGCATGGGCTCGGGAGGCGAGCTGGGTGTGTCGCGGGTGGACGAGATGGCCGACTGGCTGCTCACCACCTTGGTCAGCGCAAAGTTCTTTCCGCTCTTCTCCTTCCTGTTCGGATACAGCTTCACGCTCCAAAAAGCTTCGGCCGACCGCACAGGCACTCCTTTCGTTCCCCGATATCTGCGCCGACTGACTGGCCTGTTCCTCCTGGGGCTCGCCCACGGCGTCCTGCTCTTCCCCGGCGACGTCCTCATGGTCTATGCGGTGCTGGGGCTCGTCCTGTTCGCGGTCAGGGACATCGAACCTCGGACCGCCGTACGGGCGGCGGCCTGTCTTGTCACCGGTGTCGCCCTATGCCTGCTGGTCTGGGGCATGGCGACGGTCGCCTACACGGAGCCGGTGAATCCGCAGGACCGCGCGGCAGCGATCCAGGAGACAGCGGCTGCGTACCGGGGTGGCTTCGGCTCAGTCGTCCAGGCCAATCTGGGGTGGTTGCACTACTCCCTGGGCTGGAACGTCCTGTACGGCGCGGACATGCTGGCGGCGCTGCTGGCCGGACTCGCCGCCGGCCGACGCGGGCTGCTCGTCGAGACCCACCGATACCGCGCGTGGATGGTGCGGATCGCCGTCTGCGCCCTGCCCGTCGGTCTGGCCGGGAGCACCTTCATGGCCGTCTGCCGCAATGGGCCGCTGGACGCCCGCTGGTACGACGTCGGCTCCGCCGTCGGCGTTCTCACCGCCCCCGCGCTGACGGCCTCGTACGTCTGTGGGCTGCTGCTCCTGCTGCGCACCCGCCCCGGCGGCCGGATCGCCGGCGCCCTCGCCGGGGCCGGCCGCCTCGCCCTGACCCACTACCTTACGCAGTCCCTGGTGATGGCGTTCGTCTTCACCGGTTACGGACTGGCCTGGTACGGCCGCCACGGCACCGCGGTACTACTGGCGGGATGCTTCGCCCTGTACGCGGCACAACTCGCTGTTGGCGGCTGGCTGTTGCGGCGTGCCCGATACGGACCGGCCGAGTGGCTGCTTCGCGCCGCAACGCTGGGGCGCAGGCCCTGA
- a CDS encoding IS5 family transposase has protein sequence MTKRRPYPSDLSDARWELIEPVLSAWRFERRGRALDFGRPPEHDLRDIMDAILYVDRTGVQWRYLPHDFPHWNTVYGYFAKWADEGVFAQLNGLLRQLLREKEGRDGGPSACVIDAQSVKTSTSVPAAGQGVDAGKKIVGRKRSIVTDTLGLLLAVLVTAASVQDSVAGTALLDRVAAEHPGIRKVWVDGGYRQHLVEHAATLGIDMEITTRKPGTRGFAPIPKRWAVERTYGWLMLHRRLARDYETPPTRSEAVVRIAMTDLMARRLTGENTISWRDPKEANKPLISG, from the coding sequence ATGACGAAGCGACGTCCGTATCCGAGCGATCTGTCCGATGCGCGCTGGGAGTTGATCGAGCCGGTGCTCTCGGCCTGGCGCTTCGAGCGCCGTGGCCGGGCTCTGGACTTCGGCCGGCCACCCGAGCATGACCTGCGCGACATCATGGACGCGATCTTGTACGTCGACCGGACCGGGGTCCAGTGGCGCTACCTCCCGCACGACTTCCCGCACTGGAACACGGTCTACGGCTACTTCGCCAAATGGGCCGATGAGGGCGTGTTTGCCCAGCTCAACGGCCTTCTCCGGCAGCTCTTACGGGAGAAGGAGGGCCGGGACGGCGGGCCGTCGGCCTGCGTGATCGACGCTCAGAGCGTCAAGACCTCCACCAGCGTCCCCGCCGCCGGCCAGGGCGTCGACGCCGGGAAGAAGATCGTCGGCCGGAAGCGGAGCATCGTCACCGACACGCTCGGACTCCTCCTCGCGGTGCTGGTCACCGCAGCGAGCGTGCAGGACTCCGTCGCCGGCACCGCGCTGCTCGACCGGGTCGCCGCCGAGCACCCCGGCATCCGCAAGGTATGGGTCGACGGTGGCTACCGCCAGCACCTCGTCGAGCACGCCGCGACCCTCGGCATCGACATGGAGATCACCACCCGCAAGCCCGGGACCAGGGGCTTCGCCCCGATCCCGAAACGCTGGGCCGTCGAGCGGACCTACGGCTGGCTCATGCTCCACCGGCGCCTGGCCCGCGACTACGAAACCCCGCCGACCCGGTCCGAAGCGGTGGTCCGCATCGCCATGACCGACCTCATGGCCCGCCGCCTCACTGGCGAGAACACGATCTCCTGGCGCGACCCGAAAGAAGCCAACAAACCCCTCATCTCGGGATGA
- a CDS encoding NF041680 family putative transposase, with the protein MSLVHQGVLRDALAEVSRFRSELYACLTARGDALFELCDALLCTDGPVRTLVDLALAPEHRRGHGALYGGLNQGRIDVARLRRALTEVPLPRAADGRLVLAVDVSPWLRPDANTSANRAFCHTFGRGEGKHQMVPGWPYSVVAALETGRTSWTAVLDAVHLEPSADVAAVTTVQIREVVERLVTAGQWRPGDPEVPVVLDAGYDAPRIAHLLSDLPVEILGRLRTDRVMRRPTPSREEFHLANPKGGRPPKHGGEFVFGDAATWGTEQAVTATATRLYGKATAQAWDRLHPRLTHRAAWLDHDGPLPLIEGTVIRLVVEKLPSGGVNKPVWLWWSGTGATEADVDRCWQSFLRRFDIEHTFRLFKQTLGWTKPRLRSSEAADRWTWLVIAAYAQLRIARPLATDLRRPWEKPTEPNKMTPARVRRGFRNLHAKTGSPVGAPKPSRPGPGRPPGSKNRYPAIRHDVGRVLATGEAYSRPAHHKVGTKPRRTG; encoded by the coding sequence GTGAGTTTGGTGCATCAGGGCGTCCTGCGGGATGCGCTCGCGGAAGTGTCACGCTTCCGGTCGGAGTTGTACGCGTGTCTGACCGCGCGGGGCGACGCGTTGTTCGAGTTGTGCGACGCGCTGCTGTGCACGGACGGGCCGGTGCGGACGCTGGTTGATCTCGCGCTCGCGCCCGAACACCGCCGAGGTCACGGAGCTCTGTACGGCGGACTCAACCAGGGCCGGATCGACGTCGCACGGCTGCGTCGTGCCCTGACCGAGGTGCCGCTGCCGAGGGCGGCGGACGGTCGGCTCGTACTGGCCGTCGATGTCTCGCCGTGGCTGCGACCGGACGCCAACACCTCTGCCAACCGTGCCTTTTGCCACACCTTCGGCCGGGGCGAGGGCAAGCATCAGATGGTGCCGGGCTGGCCGTACTCGGTGGTGGCTGCGCTGGAGACCGGCCGCACGTCCTGGACGGCGGTGCTGGACGCTGTCCACCTGGAGCCCAGCGCCGACGTCGCCGCCGTGACCACGGTGCAGATCCGCGAGGTCGTCGAGCGGCTAGTCACCGCCGGCCAGTGGCGACCGGGTGACCCGGAGGTCCCGGTCGTGCTGGACGCCGGATACGACGCCCCGCGCATCGCCCACCTGCTGAGTGACCTGCCCGTCGAGATCCTCGGCCGACTCCGTACAGACCGGGTGATGCGGCGTCCGACACCCTCCCGCGAAGAGTTCCACCTGGCCAACCCCAAGGGCGGCCGGCCGCCCAAGCACGGCGGCGAGTTCGTCTTCGGTGACGCCGCAACCTGGGGCACCGAGCAGGCTGTGACCGCCACGGCCACCCGGCTCTATGGGAAGGCGACCGCCCAGGCATGGGACCGGCTGCACCCGCGGCTGACCCACCGGGCCGCATGGCTCGACCACGACGGACCACTGCCCCTCATCGAGGGCACCGTCATCCGCCTGGTCGTGGAGAAGCTGCCCAGCGGCGGGGTCAACAAGCCGGTATGGCTGTGGTGGTCGGGCACCGGCGCCACCGAGGCAGACGTCGACCGCTGCTGGCAGTCCTTCCTCCGGCGCTTCGACATCGAACACACATTTCGGCTGTTCAAGCAGACCCTCGGGTGGACCAAGCCCCGGCTCCGCAGCTCGGAAGCGGCCGACCGGTGGACCTGGCTCGTCATCGCCGCCTATGCCCAGCTCCGGATCGCCCGCCCGCTGGCCACCGACCTTCGCAGGCCCTGGGAAAAGCCGACCGAGCCGAACAAAATGACACCCGCCCGCGTCCGCAGAGGGTTCAGAAACCTGCACGCGAAGACCGGCTCACCCGTCGGCGCACCGAAACCCTCCCGTCCCGGCCCAGGCCGACCGCCCGGCTCGAAAAACCGCTATCCGGCTATCCGTCATGACGTGGGACGCGTCCTCGCCACCGGCGAGGCATACAGCCGTCCCGCCCACCACAAGGTGGGCACCAAACCTCGCAGAACAGGCTGA
- a CDS encoding IS5 family transposase produces MSDARWALIEPVFTAWRARRTGPGTAARVHDLREIVNATLYVNRTGIPWEYLPHDFPPCKTVYDYYAKWEADGTTQQVHDLLRDKARQAHGHRAEPTAAVTDAQNVKTSANVAETSQGIDAGKKIKGRKRHLTTDTLGLVLAVLITAANVHDTTGGKLLLDNVAANHLSVSKVC; encoded by the coding sequence GTGTCCGATGCCCGCTGGGCTCTGATCGAGCCGGTCTTCACGGCCTGGCGGGCGAGACGGACCGGCCCTGGTACGGCGGCCCGGGTGCACGACCTGCGGGAGATCGTCAACGCGACCCTCTACGTCAACCGCACCGGCATCCCGTGGGAGTACCTGCCCCATGACTTCCCGCCGTGCAAGACGGTCTACGACTACTACGCGAAGTGGGAAGCAGACGGCACGACCCAGCAGGTCCACGACCTGTTACGCGACAAGGCCCGCCAAGCCCACGGCCACAGGGCCGAGCCGACTGCGGCCGTAACCGACGCCCAGAACGTGAAGACCTCGGCAAACGTCGCCGAGACCAGCCAGGGCATCGACGCCGGCAAGAAGATCAAAGGTCGCAAACGGCACCTGACCACGGACACGCTCGGTCTCGTGCTGGCCGTCCTCATCACTGCCGCGAACGTGCACGACACCACCGGCGGCAAGCTCCTGCTCGACAACGTGGCCGCGAACCACCTCAGCGTGTCCAAGGTCTGCTAA
- a CDS encoding IS5 family transposase (programmed frameshift) yields MPDDLVPDDLWDRVAPLLPPRPPRRRRYPGRLPVDDRAALRGIVYVLRKGVSWADVPTERIGCSGVTAWRRLRDWTEAGVWPRLHEVLLADLRRAGLLEMDDAAVDGSHVRILKRGAHTGPSPVDRARPGSKHHLITDRNGTPLAVSLTGGNRHDVTQLMPLRDAIPHIRGARGRPRRRPRRLFADRGYDYDKYRRLLRARGITPKIARRGTTHGSGLGKTRWVVERTFAWLHQFKRLRTRYEIRADLHLGLLQLACSIICLRRLRTSF; encoded by the exons GTGCCGGATGATCTTGTGCCTGATGACCTGTGGGACCGTGTGGCCCCGTTGCTCCCTCCTCGTCCGCCGCGTCGGCGCCGGTATCCGGGACGGCTGCCGGTGGATGACCGGGCTGCCCTGCGCGGCATCGTCTACGTACTGCGCAAAGGTGTGAGCTGGGCCGATGTGCCCACGGAGCGGATCGGCTGCAGCGGCGTGACGGCCTGGCGGCGGCTGCGGGACTGGACCGAGGCCGGCGTCTGGCCGCGTCTGCACGAGGTCCTGCTGGCCGACCTGCGCCGGGCGGGCCTGCTGGAGATGGACGACGCGGCGGTCGACGGCTCACACGTCCGGATCCTCA AAAGGGGGGCTCACACCGGACCTTCGCCGGTCGACCGGGCCCGTCCGGGAAGCAAGCACCACCTGATCACCGACCGGAACGGGACACCTCTTGCGGTGTCCCTGACCGGCGGAAACCGGCATGACGTCACGCAGTTGATGCCACTGCGGGACGCGATCCCGCACATCCGCGGGGCCCGTGGCCGCCCCCGTCGGCGGCCCAGACGCCTGTTCGCCGACCGGGGCTACGACTACGACAAGTACCGTCGTCTCCTCCGGGCTCGCGGCATCACACCGAAGATCGCCCGCAGAGGCACCACGCACGGCTCCGGCCTGGGAAAGACCCGCTGGGTGGTGGAGCGGACCTTCGCCTGGCTCCATCAGTTCAAACGGCTACGGACCCGCTACGAGATACGGGCCGACCTCCACCTCGGCCTGCTCCAACTCGCCTGCAGCATCATCTGCTTGCGCCGCCTCCGAACATCATTCTGA
- a CDS encoding TetR/AcrR family transcriptional regulator, whose protein sequence is MTDHGVHEATPTSPEPLKGQEPVRRGRGRTRDSVTTAAILDAAMELLVEEDLRKFTIERLASRAGVSKATIYRWWPSRGAVALDAFLNAVDPHVPFPETTDFLAALRFQASALVRVFRETPAGHVVRALLAEAQSDPDLSDAFRTRWVEVRRDSGRTVFRRAQESGQIRSDLDLETAIDLVYGPIYYRLLATHQPLTDKFVDDITVYALRGLAP, encoded by the coding sequence ATGACCGACCACGGAGTGCACGAAGCGACACCCACGAGCCCTGAGCCACTCAAGGGGCAGGAGCCTGTCCGGCGCGGGCGCGGCAGAACACGCGACTCCGTAACCACGGCTGCGATCCTCGACGCCGCGATGGAGTTGCTCGTGGAAGAGGATCTGCGGAAGTTCACGATCGAGCGTCTGGCCTCCCGCGCCGGCGTCAGCAAGGCGACCATCTACCGCTGGTGGCCCTCACGCGGCGCAGTTGCGCTCGACGCGTTCCTCAACGCGGTTGATCCCCATGTACCGTTCCCGGAGACCACTGACTTCCTCGCGGCCCTGCGCTTCCAAGCTTCGGCGCTCGTACGCGTCTTCCGTGAAACCCCCGCCGGGCACGTCGTGCGAGCGCTGCTCGCTGAGGCGCAGTCGGACCCTGATCTGTCAGATGCCTTCCGCACCCGTTGGGTGGAGGTCCGTCGCGACTCGGGACGCACCGTCTTCAGGCGTGCCCAGGAAAGCGGGCAGATCCGCTCCGACCTCGACCTCGAGACCGCAATCGACCTGGTTTACGGCCCCATTTACTACCGGCTGCTCGCGACCCATCAGCCACTGACCGACAAGTTCGTGGACGATATTACTGTCTATGCCCTGCGCGGGCTCGCCCCCTGA